One Methylocystis iwaonis genomic window, ATAGCCTGCAAGCCCGTCGGAAGCTTTCATGAGTGAGACCTGATCGTCGGTCAGCGCATGGCCGGCGCCGCGCAGACCGCAGCCGATGATGCGCAGAATGTCTCTCGCCGAGAGCCTGTTCGCCTCGAAGCGTTCCGCGAGCGCGACCAGGTCTTGCGCGCCGAAGCCGCTTTCGAGCTCCGCGAGCGCGCCGAGGGTCAGGCAGAGGGTATAGACTTTGCCGTCGAGCAGCGCGTCGATCTCGCCGCGTTTCGCATTCGCCATCGCAAGCCTCACATCGCGCTGAAGGTAAGCGCGCCCGCGGAATCGAGGGCGATGTCGAAGGTGATCTCTGCCGCATGCTCGCCGCGATAGTCGAGATTGGAGATCTGGAACGGACCCTGCAAAATCCCGAAATTTGGAATAATGATCTGCCAGTCGCGCAGCAGGCCGTCGAAGAATGTCTGGCGGAGCATCAAGTCCGACGATTGGTCCTTGAAGATGCCGGTTCCGGAGACGCTGGCGCGCTTGACGCCGGCGCCGTCCAACAGCTCCCGCCAACGCCCGGTGGATTCCGCGTCGGTGACGTCGACTGTATCAGCGTTGAGCGCAATGCGCCGCGTGCGAAGCCCGGCGATGGTGACGAAGACGCCGGCGCCGTCGCCAATTTTGAGAAGAAGGTCCTTGCCTTTCTGGGCGGCCATCATGGTCCCTCGGGTTCGAGATATTCCGTTACAGCGCGAAATGTCATTGCAACGCGCGCGAAGCGCCCGTTCTGATCGCGCTTCGTCTCCAGCGAGACGAAGCGCAGATCGACGAGCGCATGGCCGTCGAGCGCCAGCGGCGCATCATCGAGCAGGTCGATGATCTGCTGAGCCGCGCCGAGCGCGGCGCTCGTCCCGCGTTGCGTCGTTACAATTGCGAGCGTGAAATAGTGTTCGGCGCCGCGCGACGATTGCGCGGACCGATCTCGCATCTGGGCGTCGGCAAAGAGCGCATAAGGCGTCTCTACGCCGCGTGGCGCCTCGTCGTATATTTTCGCGCCGCCAAGTGCGTCGACGAGCGCCGCATTTGCCGCAAGCCGCGCGATGATTGCCTTGCGCAGCGCAAGGATGGGAGAGCCGCTCATGGGCTTTTCCTCATGAGAATTCTTCGCAAAGACATCTCAAAAAGCGTCGCTTCTCGTCGATGTCGGCGACGCTCTTGATGATGAGCTTGCGGCCGCGGAAATCGAAACGCATCTGGCTCTGCACGTCGGCGCGCCAACGGATCGTCACGGTAACTTTGCGCGATTGTTCGAGGCGCTGTTCGATAAATTGCTCTTCCGCGCCCTGCGTTTCGATCTGCGCCCACAGCCGGGCGAGCGGCGTATAAAGGCGCATGAAGCCGCCGACGTCGTCTCGAGCGTCCGTAGGCGCCTCCAGCGTCACGCGCTGACGCATGGCTCCAATTGTGGGGCGCGCGCTCATGACAGCCGCCTGCGCCGAAACGGAGCCGCAAGCTGCAGGACAGAACTCGGAAGCGCATCGTCGGCTTCGTCGCCACGTTTTTCCCACCAATGTGCGACGAGAGTCAGGATGGCGCGCCGCAGCGGCTCGGGCGTCTCATTTGCAAGGTCGCCATAGCCAACCGTGAAGTCGATTTCGATCGCATCGGCGCCGCGTTCTGCAGCCGGCGGCGTGACGGAAAAGATCACGCGTCCCTCGTCATTTGCCGCCGACGCGCGATAGCTTTGCGGTTCGATTGCTTTCGCTACGCCGCTGGCGTCATAAATTCGGATGGCGCCGACCGACCGGAACGGCGCAAAAGGAATGATGAGGCGCGATGCGGTCGCGACGCTTTTGGGCCAAGCGTCATAGACGAGCCGCCAGCTTTGGGTAACGAAAAGTCGCCGCGTATAGGCTTCGAGAGTCATCCGGGCTGAAACGATCAGCGCCTGAATGAGCGGGTCTTCGTCGCTGGCGTCTTCGCGAAGCCATGACTTCGCCTCCGCGAGCGCGACCGGTTCGATCGCGGGCGCGCCAATGAGCATCGGTCGCATGCCGGCTCCTGTTGAATAATGGGAGAGAGACCCGCGGCGCCGGCGCCGCGGGTCGCGGGATCATGAAACGCCGAGCTTCAAAAGCTTGATCGCCTCGAAATTCTGCACGCCGCCGCCGACGCGTTTCGTGGTGTAGAAGAGCACATAGGGCTTTGCGGAATAGGGATCGCGCAGCACGCGGATGCCGACGCGATCCACGACGATATAGCCGCGCTCGAAATCGCCAAAGGCGATGGAGAGGCTGTTCGCGCCGGGGTCCGGCATGTCCTCGGCTTCGACAATCGGGAAATTGATCAGCGACGCCAGGCCATTCGCGTTTTCCGGCGGCGCCCAGATATAGTCGCCCGTCGTTGTCTTGAACTGGCGGATCAGCGACTGCGTGCGCCGGCCCATCACCCATTTGCCGTTCTGGCGGTATCCGGCGCGCAGCGCGTAAACCAGATTGAACAGCACGTCGGAAGGATTGGTCGCCGGAAAGGCGCCTGAGACGCCGGTGGCGACATAACCGATATTGCCCCACGACCAGCTCGTATCGGCGACGGTGGTGTAGGAGAGGAAGCCTTTCGGCTTGTTCACGCCGTCGCCGCTGACGAAGGCGGCGCCTTCCTGCTCGGAAAAAGCCACTTGCACTTCGTCGGCGATCCATTGCTCGATATCGACGACTGAATCGTCGAGCAGCGCCTGGGTCGCTGCGGGCATGGCGTAAAGCTCCATCGCCGGAAAGGTCATGTCGGCGATTTGCTGGTTTGCGGTCTGTGGACGCGCGTCGGTTTCCGCCACCCAGCCGGCGGCCGGTCCGGTCGTCGAATAGGCGCGGCGTAGCGTCTGCGTCGAAATCTCGCGCACGCTGGCGATGGCGCGGATCGGCGACAGTTTCGCAAGGCGGCGCAGGATTTCGCGTTCGGCCGGAACCGGCACGAGATAGCCGCCGTCAGGGCCAGAGGCGCCGGACATCGCCTTGGCTTCGAGCGCCTTCAAGCCCCCAGCTTCGCCCGAGCGCATATAATGGTTGAAGGCCGATTTGTGTTCTCGCGCGCCATGCTCCTCCGGAGCCGCGCCGCCGATGCGCGGTCGCGCGAGGTCGAGCGCCAGCCGATCGAGACGGCTTTTGGTTTCATCCAGCGCCTGGTCGATGCGTGCGAGTTTTTCCTCGGTGACGACATCCGCGCTCATGCGCGTTTCGATTTGCGCCAGACGTTCGTCATTGGCTTCCTTGAAGGTGGAGAAGGCGCGGTTGAGATCGTCGACGATTGGCGCGCCGGCGGATTTTATTTCGATGGATGACATTGGGGCCTCGAGCAGCGCACAGAAAATCGCGCCGGCGGCGGCCAGCGTGAAAATGTTCTGCGCATGTTGAAAAAACCGTCTTGCACTCTCTTCCCACGACCGACGGCGCGTCGCGGTTATGGCGGTCAAAGCCGCGCGCTTTGCAGCCTATGCTGAAAGCGCAGCGCCGCCTCCTGCGCTCGCAAGCGGGCCAGCGCCGCGCGCATATCGTCGGGCGTACGCGCGGCGATGCGTTTCACGGCCTCGATGCGGGCCTGTGTGAGCATGGGAAATGTCACGATCGAGATTTCCCAAAGGTCGATCGCCTGCAACCGTCGCAGGCCGCTCGCCTTATCCGTCGTCGCGCGCTCGGTCTTGAAGCCGATCGAGAGCCCGTCGACGGCGCCGGCGCGCAGAAGCGACAGCGCTTCGCGGGCGCGCGCCACGGAGAGATCGAGGCGGCCCGTGACCTTCAAGCCTTTGGCGTCCTCGACAATCGTGGTCCAGACGCCAATCGGCTCGGCCGCGTTATGCTGCCAAAGCATTTTCACGCCGGCGGCGCCGCGTTTGGCGAGAGAGCGCGCGAAGGCGCCTTTCATCACAATGTCGCCGCCCGTGTCGGCGACGCCGAAGAGCGAGGCATAGCCTTCGATAGTCCCCGCCGCGCTCGTGCGCGCGAGCGGCGTGTCGGCGCGTTTGGTTTCTGGCGGAGCCTTCAAGCTTTCTCTCCCGACGCGGGATGAGCTGCCGAGCCGCGCGCATGCATGCGCATCAGCACTTGCACGAAGGTCTTGAACACGTCCGAGGGATCGTCGGCGCGGCGCGTCATGCGTCGTTTGACGCGGTTGGCGAAAAGAAGTCGTTTGAGATGCGTCATGAGTCGCTCCCACAGCGTCGGTTGAATCTGGCGAGTTCGCGCACGAAGGCGTCGATCCGCCGTGTCGCCTCGCCCAGCTCGCGCAGGGCGAGATGGGCCTGGGCCGTCGCGACGCAGGCCCACAGAAAGAGCGCGAGATGAGCAAGATCGCCGCGCTCGAGTATGGCGTCGAGTATGTCGGACATGAAAGCGTGGTTTCCAGCAGGGAAGGCGTATCATTAGAAAAGGTAACTAGCCGACCGGCGTTGTAATCGAAGGGGAGGGGGCCATAGCCCGGCTGCAGTCACACGTGAATCTGCACGCGCGTGCGGCAGCACGATCTGGCGCCAGAAGGCGCGATGCGCTTCACTGTA contains:
- a CDS encoding gene transfer agent family protein, which produces MANAKRGEIDALLDGKVYTLCLTLGALAELESGFGAQDLVALAERFEANRLSARDILRIIGCGLRGAGHALTDDQVSLMKASDGLAGYVRIAADLLAATFGDAPEPPPANPRTPQDAR
- a CDS encoding phage major tail protein, TP901-1 family — protein: MAAQKGKDLLLKIGDGAGVFVTIAGLRTRRIALNADTVDVTDAESTGRWRELLDGAGVKRASVSGTGIFKDQSSDLMLRQTFFDGLLRDWQIIIPNFGILQGPFQISNLDYRGEHAAEITFDIALDSAGALTFSAM
- a CDS encoding DUF3168 domain-containing protein; its protein translation is MSGSPILALRKAIIARLAANAALVDALGGAKIYDEAPRGVETPYALFADAQMRDRSAQSSRGAEHYFTLAIVTTQRGTSAALGAAQQIIDLLDDAPLALDGHALVDLRFVSLETKRDQNGRFARVAMTFRAVTEYLEPEGP
- a CDS encoding phage head closure protein, producing the protein MSARPTIGAMRQRVTLEAPTDARDDVGGFMRLYTPLARLWAQIETQGAEEQFIEQRLEQSRKVTVTIRWRADVQSQMRFDFRGRKLIIKSVADIDEKRRFLRCLCEEFS
- a CDS encoding head-tail connector protein, encoding MRPMLIGAPAIEPVALAEAKSWLREDASDEDPLIQALIVSARMTLEAYTRRLFVTQSWRLVYDAWPKSVATASRLIIPFAPFRSVGAIRIYDASGVAKAIEPQSYRASAANDEGRVIFSVTPPAAERGADAIEIDFTVGYGDLANETPEPLRRAILTLVAHWWEKRGDEADDALPSSVLQLAAPFRRRRLS
- a CDS encoding phage major capsid protein; its protein translation is MSSIEIKSAGAPIVDDLNRAFSTFKEANDERLAQIETRMSADVVTEEKLARIDQALDETKSRLDRLALDLARPRIGGAAPEEHGAREHKSAFNHYMRSGEAGGLKALEAKAMSGASGPDGGYLVPVPAEREILRRLAKLSPIRAIASVREISTQTLRRAYSTTGPAAGWVAETDARPQTANQQIADMTFPAMELYAMPAATQALLDDSVVDIEQWIADEVQVAFSEQEGAAFVSGDGVNKPKGFLSYTTVADTSWSWGNIGYVATGVSGAFPATNPSDVLFNLVYALRAGYRQNGKWVMGRRTQSLIRQFKTTTGDYIWAPPENANGLASLINFPIVEAEDMPDPGANSLSIAFGDFERGYIVVDRVGIRVLRDPYSAKPYVLFYTTKRVGGGVQNFEAIKLLKLGVS
- a CDS encoding HK97 family phage prohead protease, yielding MKAPPETKRADTPLARTSAAGTIEGYASLFGVADTGGDIVMKGAFARSLAKRGAAGVKMLWQHNAAEPIGVWTTIVEDAKGLKVTGRLDLSVARAREALSLLRAGAVDGLSIGFKTERATTDKASGLRRLQAIDLWEISIVTFPMLTQARIEAVKRIAARTPDDMRAALARLRAQEAALRFQHRLQSARL
- a CDS encoding histidine kinase, which encodes MTHLKRLLFANRVKRRMTRRADDPSDVFKTFVQVLMRMHARGSAAHPASGEKA